The sequence below is a genomic window from Ipomoea triloba cultivar NCNSP0323 chromosome 10, ASM357664v1.
tgataacaacaacaacaataataatcattaatcaACACAAACATGAAATACAGCCCACAGCTACTACACTACTATAACATCATAACAACTCTTGCCCGGCATGCTGACCCCTCTTCATCTCAAGAATCACCACATCATATCCCCTCAGAGCAACAGCGATACAACGAGCAGCATAAACGCCAAGAATCCAACGGGCGCGAGCCCAGAAGAACCCGAGCTTCCTGGAGATGGTGCCGGGCTAGTTTCCCTAGCTCCTACAGACGTAGTAGGAGCGCCTGCAGCCCCGATAGGAGCATCTGCGGCCGTGCTTGGGGGTGAAGCCGAGGGGGAGTGAGCTGCAACGATTGAGAAAATGGATAATGTTATGATTTATGAACTTCTTGGCCCAATAGGGGAAGAATTTCTGGCAATCTCAATGGCTGATAAATTGGCCCAATGTTGAACTAGTATCAGTATAGCGTTAATAAGAGTATTGACCATAAAAAAACAGTGTCAGCCTGCTGAGAATTGCTATCATTTCTTGCAATGATGCAGGGCATCAGGCATGCTAGGCCCCACTGCTTCCATTACTTCTTTGACTGGTGGGACTAGTTTCAAACATCTAATTGGATCATATGGATTTGAAGATGTAGTGGAAATGAAATCATTACCATTAATGACAAAAGCAATGGTCTCTCTAATACTATGGAGTAACAATGTTAAGGAAAAATGCTTGAGATGCTAGGCTACGTTTACTTGAATTCTTCAGTTTTTCTGATCGATCAAGGTCTTTCAATGACCCCAGGTCTCAGTGGGTTCAGGGTCTCTGTCCCAAATCCTACATTGCTACTAGAACAAGACTTTAAGATGATTGGTCGAACCAACAAGGCAGCTTGTAGGGCTAAATGGCTAATCATGTAATATTTGGGACTATGCATAGTATTTGGCTCTGATAAAATCAGGTTCACATACAAATCTATGCTTAATGACCTAACGTTAACCAGTTTGATTTGATTAACAAAACCAAACTAAAACAAGAAGTCAAATAGCAGCATAAAGATTACTGAAGAACAATATCCACTTTCACTTTCATCTTTAACCAAAGTTTTCAACAATTAATGATCCTTTTGAGACCCACATTAAGGATAGTTTATTATGACTCACCCGGAGAAGAAATGCTTCCACTGCTCACTGTATATTAtccacacacaaaaaaaaagaaaagaacaaaacatCTTAATTAGTATCTTACAAGAAAGATGCAAATAACCAAAAAAGATTCAACTTTTTAATGAAATCCCTTATTCCCGTGCATTTTATCAAATCTCGCAAAAACGTATGCGAGACCGTCTCATTAGTCTCAACCCGTGAGACAGGTTgaattaatgaggtcaaagatttcacccattaatcaaagattcgacCAATACACCACTGAGACAGTCTCACTAAAGTGTTATTAGTCCAAGAAAGGGCCGGAAAATATAATTTCCGGCCTGTAATATACTCACAGCCGCAGTTACTGACGGAGGGGGCGGAGACGTGGCAGGCGGCGGGGAGAGACAAGGCCTTGGTGACATTGAGGACCACTCCCAACTGGGCGCTGTTCTTGAAGCCTTCGCAGAGACACTCCGCGTTGGATTTCAGCACCATTTTTAGCCCGGAGCAGCAGGTCCCTTCCGGCTTCGTCGTCGTGCTCCCGTTGGTCACGAAGGAGAGGCAGTCCGCCAGGTTCAGAACTACGCTGTTGCAGTCcaccgccggcgccggcgccgaaTGGTGAGCGGAATCCGCGGTTACAGCCCAGAGGGTAAGCAATCCCAGCACTACGGGCCCGAATGCGTTCAAGCCCATTGCCATTTTTGATCGGAAAGGAGAGATTTTGTCGTCGGAATTATAGGCCGGAAACAAGTTGGCGCAAGAAACTGTGGTCTATGGTAGTTTTTTGAGTCTTTTAAGgtttatatataatgaaatgaagatggattttttaaaatgatttatttatgGGTCGGGTCGGGGATAGAATCGGGTATGATGTTAACGTGGAAGGGACACGTGGTGGGGCAAGGAATTAggttttgtaatttgtaaatgtatacttgaaaatttaaattttctttttttgttctaaaatttaaattttctaaGATCTATCCTTCATAGAAAGTAGGATAgctttttgtaaataaaaatttgaggtGCATATTGGTTATATTTCATTCatgaataatatatagtttGGAAATCATACGAGAAAATGTAAATTGCATTAGAAAAATATGTGCAACGACTTTgacctttaaatataataattatgctTCATTTATTCGATTAATCATTCTGACACAAGAAAATTTAGTTTTGGTTTTGAACTATAGTGgtatattagtattttaaaaaaaattaatatttaccatttttttgTATTAGTAACATTGGATGCTAAAGTATTAGACATGTTAATTTTTTGTTTCGAGACTATAGTAAGAGGGTTATAAAACAACTTGAATGGTCGAGCAACTCAAACAACATATACATCCTATTATGTCTAATGATTAGTCTTTTGAATAGCTAACACAAATCGATGTTGTCAAAGAGACTAATTATTTATGAACTCAACTTCACTTGCAAGAGTCATCTTAACTTATCTACACTTGTAGAACTCGAGACACTAGTTGTTACTATCGTTTAAAGTATTAATCATCGAGAGAATGATGTATTAACTCAAATTTGCTTGCAATAGTCATCTAAACTTATCTACACTTGTAAAACTCGAGACATTTGCTATTTACCCATTTAAGGTATTAATATATTGTGCTAATTAACCAGCTGATCACATTAACCAAACAGAAAGTATTACATAAATCTACACTCTCCTTTGGAATACAAGAGGAGACATATAAGAAAAAACTATAATATAAAAAGAACCCATGCTGCTTTTGCTTAGATCCTTCAAATTAAGCATGCAAATAAAGATTAATGATGGATGAAATGATGATGATGCCATGGTGCATATAAAAAAAGCATATTGCTTATTCTTTTACTAGTTTATGTTCAAATagtataattgtaaaattcaaaattaataattaatgaatacgttaaaattgatgaataaaataagaatacgtgtaatgaaaaataagatataaataAATCTTGTATGAAATTGTATGTCTAATGTGAGACgatattatatgtttataattacttttttaacttactgaagtacaaagagtcaatatcactcTCATTGAAGCTTAAGCTCACTACCTTCCATATAGAAGAACAACAGGCACTAAACTACTAGGTCTTGACATGCTATTAAGATAttaacgaaattaaaatataattatgtaaaaaGGTATGGTGGGGACCCCATGAAGGAGTGCTGGGGAATACGTGAAGGGGACATGATTTGATGTGTACGTATGAGTTGTGGCCATATGATTATGGTGTATGGATGATGgcctttcattttttttttccttttcggTGGAGGCTCCAATCCCCAAAACATAAtgctaaattaatttaataattatttcatatttagtcgttatgtttattattcattaattaaatatattttaaaattatttataattttttatttttatttaataatatttttaatgtaatttttaaatataaaaattttataaattgaactaaaaataactttaatcaaaCATTATTAATctaatcaaacacataaaattgaATGGGGAATAAAAGAATTTATCACGGTTTACTTTATGTTAAAAAATGGTGAGAGATTCTTATGTTTGGAGttgaaattcatatttttatgaTCAATTGAATTTGATAGATGCTTAATAattgaattgacattttaacaTAGTTTCGATAAAGAAATTCTAACTACAAAAATAGAGTTGTTATCATTTGTGGTTAAGAGGGCACTTCACTATGCTTGGAAATTTTGGGTTTCTTAGTATGTTTGGACTTTACTTAAGTACGAATCACATGGAATAAATTAACCATACCAAGAGCTCCTATACAACAGTcttaattgaaaaaatatatgagAATTATGTTTTACCCATCTAATTGCTCATTTTGAGGCATTGGTGTGATTTTTAATTATGACTATGGTTGCAAAAATTGCGAGCGTTTAGGCACTAGGCACCATTCGGCCGATTAGtcattatgttatttttttaatgggtcATTTTGCttgaaacgacgtcatttttaagtgaaataaccctaaatcgTTCAAATCactcaaaacaacgtcgtttctCTATGATTTTATAAATTGATTTGGGAGTTTGGAGCTAAGGTGATACTTTGTGAGTTGTGAATTTgtgaaattgtattttgattctttaaatttttatataatttccaATTCTAGATGTtgtttaagttaatatttaatattttagtattaactattaaagcataattttattatatagattcaaaaattgtgttatgcTATTGAACATATAGAGTTCAATCATTATTGggtggatcatggttcacacagctgtgtggaccatactatcaaataacgtacattcaatataaaaataatgtacattcagtacaaaaaaatgtacatttagtacattaaaaatgtacattttattatggtccacataataatttgcctatagagttttgaaattgtTAACATGGATCTGATTTCGGATACCTTTATTGGGCCAAGATCTGATTTCGGATACCTTTATTGGGCCAAGATGCCATAACCACAACACTATTAAACAAGTTAAATGTTTTCACACGGTTGAGGGAATGGGCTTTCGGCCCATTCAAATTAGTATTAAGTTGTTTTAGACAAATTATTCACCACCGAATAGCTTAACCAAACCCGTCTATATAGGAGTGTAAATtgggtgccattagaccacaaaaTCTTTTGAccattaatttgtattttatttttttaagttgtACGTGTCTGCAAACTTTTACTCTTATTAGAAATATACAACTTATAACTCTTTAACACAGCACATATAAAAAAGCAAGGTTTCAACCCAACTGTTCTATTAGCAGTGCACTTTTTAACTACATTAAGGTGATGGCCTTCAAATGTGCACATCTATGTAGAAGATGATACTTACCTAAGAAACCTTAAATAGAATATTAGCTTGATATCATTATCCTATAATGTCTTTGAAACCAAATTTTAATATCATTATCTTACAATTACATTACCAAATTACTTATCAAGTGTTCAAAATCGTAATTTTTTAATACGATAATCTTTCTCCATCAACTCGGTCACTCTTTCAcgactgattttttttttattttttggatcatAGGAGTTAGTAGTTACTTGTGTATCATAAAACTAGAGGAGGTGAAGTGAGTCAAGTGGATGGAAGTGGTGGGGCCAAAGAAGTGAGATAGATATGCATATCTCCATTTAATTGGTCTGAAATCTATCCACTAAAGATGAAAGATTTCCTTCCTAGATTTCACTCATCCTACTTGGCTCCTCTCAGCGGCAAGCATTTTATTTTC
It includes:
- the LOC116031974 gene encoding non-specific lipid-transfer protein-like protein At2g13820, yielding MAMGLNAFGPVVLGLLTLWAVTADSAHHSAPAPAVDCNSVVLNLADCLSFVTNGSTTTKPEGTCCSGLKMVLKSNAECLCEGFKNSAQLGVVLNVTKALSLPAACHVSAPSVSNCGLSSGSISSPAHSPSASPPSTAADAPIGAAGAPTTSVGARETSPAPSPGSSGSSGLAPVGFLAFMLLVVSLLL